In a single window of the Candidatus Bathyarchaeia archaeon genome:
- a CDS encoding transcription initiation factor IIB — MSLDAEGIPTTAQRVQQCPECGSQRLMRDPDAAEIVCMNCGYVVASKLADRGPEWRAFDDEQRAKRARAGAPLTYTIHDKGLSTMIDWHDRDIYGKRLSPGQKAQIYRLRKWQRRIRVSDATERNLAFALSEITKIANSLNLPKNILETASVVYRKAVKEHLIRGRSIQGVTSAAIYVACRQCGLARTLEEIAQASSINKKEVGRSYRFLIKELDYFIPPLKPSQYITKFSNQLTMQGKVEEIAQKILLTARDLKLTSGRGPTGIAAAASYIASVLTGERKTQREIAEIAQVTEVTIRNRYKELVERLLFEITL, encoded by the coding sequence ATGAGTTTAGACGCTGAAGGCATACCAACTACAGCTCAGAGAGTTCAGCAGTGTCCAGAATGCGGGAGCCAGAGGCTCATGCGGGACCCGGATGCGGCTGAGATAGTGTGTATGAACTGTGGATACGTTGTCGCTTCTAAGCTGGCTGATCGCGGACCTGAATGGCGGGCTTTTGATGATGAGCAGAGGGCTAAGAGGGCTCGGGCTGGTGCACCGTTAACTTATACTATTCATGATAAAGGCTTGTCAACCATGATTGATTGGCATGACCGGGACATTTATGGGAAACGTTTGTCGCCTGGTCAGAAGGCTCAGATTTATCGGCTGCGGAAGTGGCAGCGGCGGATTAGAGTTTCCGACGCTACTGAGCGGAATTTGGCTTTTGCGTTGTCTGAGATCACGAAGATTGCGAATAGTTTGAATTTGCCCAAGAATATTTTGGAGACGGCGTCGGTTGTTTATCGGAAAGCGGTTAAGGAGCATTTGATTCGTGGCAGGTCTATTCAGGGTGTGACGTCGGCTGCGATTTATGTGGCTTGTCGTCAGTGTGGATTGGCGCGTACGCTTGAGGAGATTGCGCAGGCTTCGAGCATTAACAAGAAGGAGGTGGGGCGTAGTTATCGTTTTCTTATCAAGGAGTTGGACTATTTTATTCCGCCGTTGAAGCCTAGTCAGTATATTACTAAGTTTTCGAATCAGTTGACTATGCAGGGTAAGGTTGAGGAGATAGCTCAGAAGATTCTGTTGACGGCTCGTGACTTGAAGTTGACGTCGGGTAGGGGACCCACGGGCATCGCTGCGGCGGCGAGTTACATTGCTTCGGTTTTGACTGGTGAACGGAAGACGCAGAGGGAGATTGCTGAGATTGCTCAGGTGACTGAGGTTACGATTAGGAATCGGTATAAAGAGCTTGTTGAGAGGCTACTGTTTGAAATAACCCTGTAG
- a CDS encoding Gar1/Naf1 family protein: MQRIGYVRHISSNGNMILKTDNAPRIGDQAMDENLKAVGMIFDVFGPVANPYVGVRPSVDEPSGYVQRVLYAAPSKQRMEKRRRRR; encoded by the coding sequence TTGCAGAGAATCGGCTATGTGCGTCATATAAGCTCTAATGGCAACATGATTCTCAAGACCGATAATGCCCCTCGAATCGGCGATCAAGCCATGGACGAAAACCTCAAGGCTGTCGGCATGATTTTTGACGTTTTTGGTCCTGTGGCGAATCCTTATGTTGGGGTGCGACCCAGCGTTGATGAGCCCAGCGGTTACGTTCAACGTGTCTTGTATGCTGCTCCCTCTAAGCAAAGGATGGAAAAGAGGAGAAGGAGAAGATGA